A region from the uncultured Stenotrophomonas sp. genome encodes:
- a CDS encoding Dolichyl-phosphate-mannose-protein mannosyltransferase — MIFLFPGKPRVRPPSPRLSIKSPWFPLLLALVALSLLAGLGMRQPSPPDEPRFVLAARQMVETGQWLLPHRGSELYAEKPPTFMWIQAATYKVVGDWNLAFLLPSLLSALLTLWLTWDLARRLWNRQVARHAVLGLFVIVQFGLMAKRAQIDMVLVGMTTLSLWALLRHLLLGPDWKLLALGAFAAGLGTVTKGVGFLPLLVLLPWLAWRWRHPAAAGPGRSWNWWLILPLFVAGAAVWLAPLGIALLRTPDPHLQAYAHELLFKQTGTRYANAWHHHKPAWYYLQVMATLWLPGSLLLPWLLPAWWRRLRRADPRYLLLLGWALLVLLFFSASPGKREVYILPMLPALAVAAAPLLAGLLRRTGVRWALLLYVLALGVATVAIGYGALQGGSWAQQQAARRAIDAWVLPQVGAWLSGFGIAALGLAAWLRLRRAGLAVVLASVLLWAMYGVGLMPALDPYSSASAVMDKVRQRIGDAELGMVAWREQNLLQTHPQAVDFGFKRPVAEQWEQAARWVAAAPSHRWLFVRDTAMTPCADRTQVIDIGSANRNNWQLLPGTALDTACVARNHGDVAGVAPIDADEED; from the coding sequence ATGATCTTCCTTTTCCCAGGCAAGCCGCGCGTGCGTCCACCCAGCCCCCGCCTTTCGATCAAGTCCCCGTGGTTCCCGCTGCTGCTGGCACTGGTCGCCCTGAGCCTGCTGGCCGGGCTGGGCATGCGCCAGCCCTCGCCGCCGGACGAACCGCGCTTCGTGCTGGCCGCGCGGCAGATGGTGGAAACCGGGCAATGGCTGCTGCCGCACCGGGGCAGTGAGTTGTACGCGGAAAAACCACCGACCTTCATGTGGATACAGGCCGCCACCTACAAGGTGGTCGGCGACTGGAACCTCGCCTTCCTGCTGCCGTCGCTGCTGTCGGCGCTGCTGACCCTGTGGCTGACCTGGGACCTGGCGCGGCGGCTGTGGAACCGGCAGGTGGCGCGCCATGCGGTGCTGGGCCTGTTCGTCATCGTCCAGTTCGGACTGATGGCCAAGCGCGCGCAGATCGACATGGTGCTGGTGGGCATGACCACGCTGTCGCTGTGGGCGCTGCTGCGGCACCTACTGCTGGGGCCGGACTGGAAACTGCTGGCGCTGGGCGCATTCGCCGCCGGCCTCGGCACCGTGACCAAGGGCGTGGGCTTCCTGCCGCTGCTGGTACTGCTGCCGTGGCTGGCATGGCGCTGGCGCCACCCCGCCGCAGCCGGGCCGGGGCGCAGCTGGAACTGGTGGTTGATCCTGCCGCTGTTCGTCGCCGGTGCCGCGGTATGGCTGGCGCCGCTGGGCATCGCCCTGCTGCGCACCCCCGACCCGCACCTGCAGGCCTATGCCCACGAACTGCTGTTCAAGCAGACCGGCACCCGCTACGCCAACGCCTGGCACCACCACAAGCCGGCCTGGTATTACCTGCAGGTGATGGCCACGCTGTGGCTGCCGGGCAGCCTGCTGCTGCCGTGGCTGCTGCCGGCATGGTGGCGCCGCCTGCGCCGTGCCGACCCGCGCTACCTGCTGTTGCTGGGCTGGGCGCTGCTGGTGTTGCTGTTCTTCAGCGCCAGCCCCGGCAAGCGCGAGGTCTACATCCTGCCGATGCTGCCGGCGCTGGCGGTGGCTGCCGCACCGCTGCTGGCAGGCCTGCTGCGGCGCACCGGCGTGCGCTGGGCGCTGCTGCTGTACGTGCTGGCGCTGGGCGTTGCCACTGTGGCCATCGGCTACGGCGCGCTGCAGGGTGGCAGCTGGGCGCAGCAGCAGGCGGCCAGGCGGGCGATCGACGCATGGGTATTGCCGCAGGTCGGTGCGTGGCTGTCGGGCTTCGGCATCGCCGCGCTGGGGCTGGCCGCGTGGTTGCGGCTGCGCCGCGCCGGGCTGGCGGTGGTGCTGGCCAGCGTGCTGCTGTGGGCGATGTACGGCGTCGGGCTGATGCCGGCGCTGGATCCATACAGCTCGGCATCAGCGGTCATGGACAAGGTGCGCCAGCGTATCGGCGATGCCGAGCTGGGCATGGTCGCCTGGCGCGAGCAGAACCTGCTGCAGACCCATCCGCAGGCGGTGGACTTCGGCTTCAAGCGTCCCGTCGCCGAACAGTGGGAACAGGCCGCGCGCTGGGTGGCCGCCGCGCCCTCGCACCGCTGGCTGTTCGTGCGCGACACGGCGATGACGCCCTGTGCCGACCGCACGCAGGTGATCGACATCGGCAGCGCCAACCGCAACAACTGGCAACTGCTGCCCGGTACCGCGCTGGACACCGCCTGCGTGGCGCGCAACCACGGCGACGTGGCCGGCGTGGCGCCCATCGACGCGGACGAAGAAGACTGA
- a CDS encoding conserved hypothetical protein (Evidence 4 : Homologs of previously reported genes of unknown function): MPSSSTTVNAPAVLCVGDIHWDDAAALLARHGLRLNRVADGAAIPGSYWGEPEAGIIATDVHVRADTPVHSMLHEACHLIVLPPERRAQVHTDATDSVPEEDATCYLQIVLAGQLPGVGSARLMADMDAWGYTYRLGSTRAWFEQDADDARRWLVERGLLPG, encoded by the coding sequence ATGCCCTCCTCCTCCACCACCGTCAACGCCCCCGCCGTGCTGTGCGTGGGCGACATCCACTGGGATGACGCCGCCGCGCTGCTGGCCCGCCACGGCCTGCGCCTGAACCGCGTCGCCGATGGCGCCGCCATCCCCGGCAGCTACTGGGGCGAGCCGGAAGCCGGCATCATCGCCACCGACGTCCATGTGCGCGCCGACACGCCGGTGCATTCGATGCTGCACGAGGCCTGCCACCTGATCGTACTGCCGCCCGAGCGCCGCGCGCAGGTGCATACCGACGCCACCGACTCGGTGCCGGAGGAAGACGCCACCTGCTACCTGCAGATCGTGCTGGCCGGGCAGCTGCCCGGCGTCGGCAGCGCACGGCTGATGGCCGACATGGATGCCTGGGGCTACACCTACCGGCTCGGCTCGACACGGGCGTGGTTCGAGCAGGACGCCGACGATGCGCGGCGCTGGCTGGTCGAGCGCGGGTTGCTGCCGGGGTGA
- a CDS encoding Two-component system sensor protein, with translation MRARPTLRRKLLGWLALYLGLLTLVVFSAANYVHERAEHSVWRALLNSELDSIVASRSADPDYRWQDSDTLRFFSAHDARGVPDELAGLAPGLHDGVQLDGRNSVVLVRNTPDAGRVVLALDIGDFAELENFITRWAVLAGIAMAIVTLLMAWVGTNRLVRPLSSLAAAIARLQPERSGQRLQVDARGSVELEVIAGSVNDYLERNERFVAREQAFIGAASHELRTPMAVIGGAAELALEQPGLPPRAQQQLQRVRTTALGVEQLIQLLLMLARDPARLAALSEPVALEQLLPEIVADHAHLAVGKELVVETAAPAACTILAPVGVVQAAVGNLLRNAMENSDRGVIRMTLAPRAVVTIEDPGHGMNPEEVAAAYAKVARGERNMGTGIGLELIGRLCEHLGWKLDIHSGPERGTRVTLDMGSSLP, from the coding sequence GTGAGGGCGCGCCCGACCCTGCGCCGCAAGCTGCTGGGCTGGCTGGCGTTGTACCTGGGCCTGCTGACACTGGTGGTGTTCAGTGCCGCCAACTACGTGCACGAGCGCGCCGAGCACTCGGTATGGCGCGCGCTGCTCAACTCCGAACTGGACAGCATCGTCGCCAGCCGGAGTGCCGACCCGGACTACCGCTGGCAGGACTCGGACACCCTGCGTTTCTTCAGCGCGCACGATGCACGCGGCGTTCCCGACGAGCTGGCCGGGCTGGCCCCGGGTCTGCACGACGGCGTGCAGCTGGACGGCCGCAACAGCGTCGTGCTGGTGCGCAACACCCCCGATGCCGGGCGGGTGGTGCTGGCGCTGGACATCGGCGACTTCGCCGAGCTGGAAAACTTCATCACCCGCTGGGCGGTGCTGGCCGGCATCGCGATGGCGATCGTCACCCTGCTGATGGCGTGGGTGGGCACCAACCGGCTGGTGCGGCCGCTGTCGAGCCTGGCCGCCGCCATTGCCCGGCTGCAGCCGGAGCGCAGCGGGCAGCGGTTGCAGGTTGATGCGCGTGGCAGTGTGGAACTGGAGGTGATCGCCGGTTCGGTCAACGACTACCTGGAACGCAACGAGCGTTTCGTCGCGCGCGAGCAGGCCTTCATCGGTGCCGCCAGCCATGAGCTGCGCACGCCGATGGCGGTGATCGGCGGCGCCGCCGAGCTGGCGCTGGAGCAACCGGGGCTGCCGCCGCGCGCGCAGCAGCAGCTGCAGCGCGTGCGCACCACCGCACTGGGGGTGGAGCAGTTGATCCAATTGCTGCTGATGCTGGCGCGGGACCCGGCACGGCTGGCTGCATTGAGCGAGCCGGTGGCGCTGGAGCAGCTGTTGCCGGAAATCGTCGCCGACCATGCACACCTGGCCGTCGGCAAGGAGCTGGTCGTGGAAACGGCGGCGCCGGCGGCCTGCACGATCCTCGCGCCGGTGGGGGTGGTGCAGGCGGCGGTGGGCAACCTGCTGCGCAACGCGATGGAGAACAGCGACCGCGGCGTGATCCGGATGACGCTCGCGCCGCGCGCGGTGGTGACGATCGAGGACCCGGGCCACGGCATGAACCCGGAGGAAGTGGCCGCGGCCTATGCCAAGGTCGCCCGTGGCGAGCGCAACATGGGCACGGGGATCGGGCTGGAACTGATCGGCCGCCTGTGCGAACACCTGGGCTGGAAGCTGGACATCCATTCCGGCCCGGAGCGCGGCACCCGCGTCACCCTGGACATGGGTAGTTCGCTGCCATGA
- the minE gene encoding cell division topological specificity factor (Evidence 2a : Function of homologous gene experimentally demonstrated in an other organism; PubMedId : 10096083, 11703919, 12897015, 1729224, 2645057; Product type cp : cell process), translating into MTMGIFSDLFKSKKTTAETAKNRLQIIIAQERSTRGGPDYLPLLQRELLEVIKKYVNIDVDAVKVDLVKDGEHDVLDISVALPEGPQS; encoded by the coding sequence GTGACGATGGGCATTTTCTCCGACCTGTTCAAGAGCAAGAAGACCACCGCGGAAACCGCCAAGAACCGCCTGCAGATCATCATCGCGCAGGAGCGCAGCACCCGTGGCGGCCCGGACTACCTGCCGCTGCTGCAACGCGAGCTGCTGGAAGTGATCAAGAAGTACGTCAACATCGACGTCGACGCGGTCAAGGTGGACCTGGTCAAGGACGGCGAGCACGATGTGCTCGACATTTCCGTGGCCCTGCCCGAAGGCCCGCAGAGCTGA
- a CDS encoding conserved membrane hypothetical protein (Evidence 4 : Homologs of previously reported genes of unknown function), with protein sequence MSVSFPSSQALPIAGGPVHRHGFLARHLLLPAFALTAASLLLMAGNGDQWLADLLFRTEGGQWALRDAWWTSHALHRGGRHLSSFAAGLVLLALLRACIDRRWKPLRRPLLYLLLAVGLSTGSVALLKSWTQMDCPWDLQRYGGLRPFIGLFQPRPAALGHAACFPAGHASAGYGWVALYFFALRLRPWWRWPALASALAAGLLFGFTQQLRGAHFLSHDVATLAVCWTVAVLLYLTMFPPAQAGATHAGGRA encoded by the coding sequence GTGTCCGTTTCGTTCCCTTCGTCGCAAGCGCTGCCCATCGCAGGTGGCCCCGTCCATCGGCACGGCTTCCTCGCCCGTCATCTGCTGCTTCCAGCCTTCGCGTTGACCGCCGCCAGCCTGCTGCTGATGGCCGGCAACGGCGACCAGTGGCTGGCCGACCTGCTCTTCCGCACCGAGGGCGGCCAGTGGGCGCTCCGGGATGCATGGTGGACCAGCCATGCGCTCCATCGCGGCGGCAGGCACCTGAGCAGCTTCGCCGCCGGGCTGGTGCTGCTGGCGCTGCTGCGCGCCTGCATCGACCGCCGCTGGAAGCCGCTGCGGCGGCCACTGCTGTACCTGCTGCTGGCGGTGGGCCTGTCCACCGGCAGCGTCGCCCTGCTCAAATCGTGGACGCAGATGGATTGCCCGTGGGATCTGCAACGCTACGGCGGCCTGCGCCCGTTCATCGGCCTGTTCCAGCCGCGCCCGGCCGCGCTCGGCCATGCCGCCTGCTTCCCCGCCGGCCACGCCAGTGCCGGCTACGGCTGGGTGGCGCTGTACTTCTTCGCGCTGCGGCTGCGCCCGTGGTGGCGCTGGCCGGCACTCGCATCGGCGCTGGCTGCCGGGTTGCTGTTCGGCTTCACGCAGCAGCTGCGCGGCGCACATTTCCTTTCGCACGACGTGGCCACGCTGGCGGTCTGCTGGACGGTGGCAGTGCTGCTCTACCTGACGATGTTCCCGCCGGCGCAGGCAGGCGCCACCCACGCAGGGGGTCGGGCATGA
- a CDS encoding Sulfatase: MNATAPYLPAPAALFARLRQWRPWITTETLILLAGAFFALACNGLFWRNAMATNPGNLPFALSLFVLLAGVHALLLGLLLWRWNAKPVLAVLFIATAFATHYMDSFNVYLDADMLRNVLATDHKESRELMTPALLLPLLGHALLPCALLWRLRLRKQAWGRALAQRTVFLLGVAVVTATGALASFQDVSALLRNHREVRYLATPINYLVALKQNLSTSNPIGNPPKLPLGTDATATPRAAGGKPRLLVLVVGETVRARNWGLNGYERQTTPELAQAGVINFPDMHACGTSTEVSLPCMFSPFGRHDYDAKKIRAHQSLLHVLEHAGITTLWRDNQSGCKGVCDGLDIQRLGDATTPELCADGRCMDEILLDDLPAQARTKPGDRVIVLHPLGNHGPSYYQRYPLQFRQYAPTCDTPDLGKCSREEIVNSYDNAVRYTDHFLARTIATLRGMDDYDTAMVYLSDHGESLGEKGLYLHGMPYAIAPEEQTRVPMVMWFSPQFAAGRGIDLACLRQRATQRTDHDNLFPSVLGLMQVGTSVYARDRDLFAGCSL; encoded by the coding sequence ATGAACGCCACCGCCCCGTACCTGCCGGCACCGGCCGCGCTGTTCGCGCGCCTGCGCCAGTGGCGCCCGTGGATCACCACCGAGACATTGATCCTGCTCGCCGGCGCCTTCTTCGCGCTGGCCTGCAACGGGTTGTTCTGGCGCAACGCGATGGCGACCAACCCCGGCAATCTGCCGTTCGCGCTGTCCCTGTTCGTACTGCTGGCGGGCGTGCACGCCTTGCTGCTCGGCCTGCTGTTGTGGCGCTGGAACGCCAAGCCGGTGCTGGCGGTGTTGTTCATCGCCACCGCCTTCGCCACCCATTACATGGACAGCTTCAACGTCTATCTCGATGCCGACATGCTGCGCAACGTGCTGGCCACCGACCACAAGGAATCACGCGAGCTGATGACGCCCGCACTGCTCCTGCCGCTGCTCGGCCATGCGCTGCTCCCATGCGCGCTTCTGTGGCGGTTGCGGCTGCGCAAGCAGGCGTGGGGCCGGGCGCTGGCGCAGCGGACAGTGTTCCTGCTCGGCGTGGCCGTGGTCACCGCCACCGGCGCGCTGGCCTCGTTCCAGGACGTGTCGGCCTTGCTGCGCAACCACCGCGAGGTGCGTTATCTCGCCACGCCGATCAATTATCTGGTCGCCCTGAAGCAGAACCTGTCCACCTCCAACCCGATCGGGAACCCGCCGAAACTGCCGCTCGGTACCGACGCCACGGCCACGCCGCGCGCAGCCGGCGGCAAGCCGCGCCTGCTGGTGCTGGTGGTCGGCGAAACCGTGCGCGCGCGGAACTGGGGCCTGAACGGCTACGAGCGCCAGACCACGCCCGAGCTGGCGCAGGCCGGCGTGATCAACTTCCCCGACATGCACGCCTGCGGCACCAGCACCGAAGTGTCGCTGCCGTGCATGTTCTCGCCGTTCGGCCGCCACGACTACGACGCGAAGAAGATCCGTGCGCACCAGTCGCTGCTGCACGTGCTCGAACACGCCGGCATCACCACGCTGTGGCGCGACAACCAGTCCGGCTGCAAGGGCGTGTGCGACGGGCTGGACATCCAGCGGCTGGGCGACGCCACCACCCCGGAACTGTGCGCCGATGGCCGCTGCATGGACGAGATCCTGCTCGACGATCTGCCCGCGCAGGCACGTACCAAACCCGGCGACCGCGTCATCGTCCTGCACCCGCTCGGCAACCACGGCCCCAGCTATTACCAGCGCTATCCGCTGCAATTCCGCCAGTACGCACCGACCTGCGACACGCCGGACCTGGGCAAATGCAGCCGCGAGGAGATCGTCAACAGCTACGACAACGCGGTGCGCTACACCGACCACTTCCTCGCCCGCACCATCGCCACCCTGCGCGGCATGGACGACTACGACACGGCGATGGTCTACCTCTCCGACCACGGCGAGTCGCTGGGCGAGAAGGGCCTTTATCTGCACGGCATGCCGTATGCGATCGCGCCGGAAGAACAGACCCGGGTACCGATGGTGATGTGGTTTTCGCCGCAATTCGCCGCCGGCCGTGGTATTGATCTGGCCTGCCTGCGCCAGCGCGCCACGCAACGCACCGACCACGACAACCTGTTCCCGTCGGTGCTGGGGCTGATGCAGGTCGGCACGTCGGTGTACGCGCGCGACCGCGACCTGTTTGCCGGTTGCAGCCTATGA
- a CDS encoding Two component transcriptional regulator, winged helix family: MRLLVIEDNRNLVANLFDYFEARGHVLDVAPDGVTGLHLAASQAHDAVLLDWMLPRMEGPEVLRRLREEHRSEVPVIMLTARDELPDKIAGFRAGADDYLTKPFALPELEVRLEAVLARTRGRNPHKLLEVHDLRLDLATLEAQRAGKPLHLYPACRKLLEVLMRASPAAVPRSQLEYVLWGDEPPDGDMLRSHIYELRRSVDGPFEQKLLHTLPRVGYRLCAPVADEAR; this comes from the coding sequence ATGCGCCTGCTGGTCATCGAGGACAATCGCAACCTGGTCGCCAACCTTTTCGATTATTTCGAGGCGCGCGGCCATGTGCTGGATGTCGCGCCCGACGGCGTGACCGGGCTGCACCTGGCCGCCAGCCAGGCGCATGACGCGGTCCTGCTGGACTGGATGCTGCCGCGCATGGAGGGGCCGGAAGTGCTGCGGCGGTTGCGCGAAGAACACCGCAGCGAGGTGCCGGTGATCATGCTCACCGCGCGCGACGAGCTGCCCGACAAGATCGCCGGCTTCCGCGCCGGTGCCGACGACTACCTGACCAAGCCGTTCGCCCTGCCCGAGCTGGAAGTGCGGCTGGAGGCGGTGCTGGCGCGCACCCGCGGCCGCAACCCGCACAAGCTGCTGGAAGTGCACGACCTGCGGCTGGACCTGGCCACGCTGGAAGCGCAGCGCGCCGGCAAGCCGCTGCACCTGTACCCGGCCTGCCGCAAGCTGCTGGAGGTGCTGATGCGCGCCAGTCCGGCGGCGGTGCCGCGCAGCCAGCTCGAATACGTGCTGTGGGGCGACGAGCCGCCGGATGGCGACATGCTGCGCTCCCATATCTACGAACTGCGCCGCAGCGTCGACGGCCCGTTCGAGCAGAAACTGCTGCACACCCTGCCGCGCGTGGGCTACCGGCTGTGCGCGCCGGTGGCGGACGAAGCGCGGTGA
- the minD gene encoding cell division inhibitor, a membrane ATPase,activates minC (Evidence 2a : Function of homologous gene experimentally demonstrated in an other organism; Product type e : enzyme), protein MAEIIVVTSGKGGVGKTTSSASIACGLARRGKKVAVIDFDVGLRNLDLIMGCERRVVYDFVNVVHGEATLKQALIKDKRFDNLFVLAASQTRDKDALNKEGVEKVLKDLAADGFDFIICDSPAGIEKGAFLAMYFADRAVVVVNPEVSSVRDSDRIIGLLDSKTANAEAGKSVPAFLLLTRYSPARVESGEMLSITDVEEVLGLKAIGVVPESGDVLNASNKGEPVILDTESPAGQAYEDAVGRILGEERPMRFTTVDKKGFFSKLFGG, encoded by the coding sequence TTGGCTGAAATCATCGTAGTCACCTCCGGCAAGGGCGGCGTGGGCAAGACCACCTCCAGCGCCAGCATCGCCTGCGGCCTCGCGCGCCGCGGCAAGAAGGTCGCCGTCATCGACTTCGACGTCGGCCTGCGCAACCTCGACCTGATCATGGGCTGCGAACGCCGCGTGGTGTACGACTTCGTCAACGTCGTCCACGGCGAGGCCACGCTCAAGCAGGCCCTGATCAAGGACAAGCGCTTCGACAACCTGTTCGTGCTGGCCGCCTCGCAGACCCGCGACAAGGACGCGCTGAACAAGGAAGGCGTGGAGAAGGTACTCAAGGACCTGGCCGCCGACGGCTTCGACTTCATCATCTGCGACTCGCCGGCCGGCATCGAGAAGGGCGCGTTCCTGGCCATGTACTTCGCCGACCGCGCGGTGGTGGTGGTGAACCCGGAAGTGTCCTCGGTGCGCGACTCGGACCGCATCATCGGCCTGCTCGACTCCAAGACCGCCAACGCCGAGGCCGGCAAGAGCGTGCCGGCCTTCCTGCTGCTCACCCGCTACAGCCCGGCGCGGGTGGAGAGCGGCGAGATGCTCAGCATCACCGACGTGGAAGAAGTGCTGGGGCTGAAGGCGATCGGCGTGGTTCCCGAATCCGGCGACGTGCTCAACGCCTCCAACAAGGGCGAGCCGGTGATCTTGGACACCGAATCGCCGGCCGGCCAGGCCTATGAAGACGCCGTGGGGCGCATCCTCGGCGAAGAGCGCCCGATGCGCTTCACCACCGTGGACAAGAAGGGCTTCTTCAGCAAGCTGTTCGGAGGGTGA